The following is a genomic window from Rana temporaria chromosome 7, aRanTem1.1, whole genome shotgun sequence.
CCATGacagattcgctgcaagatcactgtTATCAGCAGCGGGAGAGGGccatcggcagcggcggaggcaatcgggtccttCACGCTGCTTGCCATGGATATGAGTGATGGGAagctggcccccacccgtctccatagcatagcagggcagaagcgacgtcaaaacttcactcccgcccatgcttcttaaaggcacaattttctgttgtaattttttcaaatgacaattttttttattgcattttcgtctaaatatgagatctgaggtctttttgacccaccAGATCTTATGTATaagaagacctgtcatgcttttttctattacaagggatgtttacattccttgtaataggaataaaagtgacccatgtttttttaaaatagtgtaaaaatgtataaaataatataaaaaagaaaacaaaaaagtattttcaagcgccccgtcccaatgagctcgcgtgcagaaacgaacgcatacgtgagcagctcccacatatgaaaacggtgttcaaaccgcacaagtgaggtatcgctgcgatctttagagcgagaggaataattctagccctagacctcctctgtaactcaaaatatgcaacctgtagaattttttaatcgtcgcctatggagatttttaagggtaaaagtttgacaccattccacgtGTGGgctcaattttgaagcgtgacatgttgggtatcaatttaattTTATTGTGCAATCAATAAATCTTTTTTGACAAGGAAATGTtactcatattattattattattattattattattattattattattattattattatgttttaatttatttatttaaatttgtttgtCAACAAGTTGTGTGAGTGGCTTTTTCACACTATTATCCAGGCGTGGGTGTGTTTTGAATAATTTTGGAACTGTATGTATTGAAGTTTGATCTATAATTTTCTTTTGTAGTCACTCTGTCCACTAACCAATAAGTAAAAGAggtgacaaatatatatatatacttaatttATATTCAAATTTTAAAGACTGTACTCAATTATAGAAAAAGgtattcccaaggtttttttttacattaaatctTCGGAGACCTTTAATGAgactttcagctttgtgtttttacAACACGGCAGTCCTGAGGGAACGCCAACCTTTTATATAAGAATAAATCATTCGCTGGTACAAATGTACAGATGTAAATCTGAGTGTAATGTGTCGGCACACTGTACGTGTTTTCCAATGATTAATTCCTCAGatccatcattttttttactgtgttatAGTGATACATTAAAACAGAGAAACAAAAGGAATAATATGAAAAATgtgacagagatttcctctttcaCTCTTGTGGGTCTATCAGACCATCCACTGACCATGAATGGACTTTTTGTGGTCTTCCTTCTCATCTATCTGATGACTCTTATCACAAaccttcttatttttttcttggtCCTCACTGACTACAATCTGCACAacccaatgtatttttttcttgccaaCTTGGCATTTCTGGACATGTCCTATTCATCAGTGACGGCACCAAGGATGCTCTTTGATTTGGTCACAAAAAGCCGATCAATATCCATTCCTGCCTGTCTAACCCAAGTCTTTTTCTACCTCTCTTTTACCTGCTCAGAACTTTTCTTGCTCTCGGCTATGTCCTACGACCGATACATTGCCATCTGCCACCCTCTACATTACAAGCAAATTATGTCTTGGAGGGTCTGTACTCATATGGCCTCTCTGATCTGGGTTGTAGGATGTTCTATCTCTTTGTTTCATACTTTATTTTTGCTCAGGTTGTCCTTCTGCAGAACATCTTCCATCCACAACTTCTTTTGTGACCTTCCACACTTATATCAAATTTCATGTAGTGACCCCTTCATAAACATGGTGGTCTTATTCCTAGAAAGTGCTATTCTTGGATTCGGAGTCTTTCTTATGACATTTCTTCCCTATGTCTATATTTTCAGTACCATCTTTAGAATCCGTAGCAAGACTGGAAAGAGGAAAGCCTTCTCCACCTGTACATCACATATTACGGTGGTCTCCATATTTTATGGCTCCATAATTTTTATTTACTTGGTCCCCACCTCCAGCGATATGATCAGTTTAAACAAACTGTTTACAGTCATATCTGCCCTCATTAACCCATTGCTGAATCCTCTGATCTACAGCCTGAGGAACAAAGATCTCATGGAGGCACTTATGAGGTCTTATTATCACTTAAAGTTAATCCGGGCATCATTCTGAAAACATCATTGTGAACTTTGAAATTTTTTGGTATTTCTGTGACATTTTTCATTGACTAAAAATCTCAGTAATGTCCTTTATGAAATGTAAACATGGCAGGTACTCATAGCTTTACTTACCCTCAGGGCCGGCACCAACATGAGGTGGTTTAGGCAGAATTAGGTAAAATGCCCCTTCACCTGTATAGACAAAATCCTTGTACCGACCCCCtacttactagacatgtgcacagaaaaaatttccgtgttttttttgttctgtttcgtatcgttccgtaggttcgtttccgttcgttttttgtAAGAcgtccgttttcctgttcgtttccgttcgtttttcgtacgacgagattttttcgtattccgatcgtttcgtgttttcgttaccattttattttcgtacatgcgggatggtttgttattctgtttaattcatgttcgttacttgttagacaataattttcgggaattttcgtcaatgatttgcattctgtgttttggattcctttttctgttcgtgttttcggtcgtgtgttcgtgtgacatctatgacaatttgttgtggatgtcatatgaacatgcgactgaagatacgaacagaaaaaggattttcgtcattttgtactttcgtaaatatattgcgggattcgcggcactttcaacacgcggcgcatccatattaacgattgttaagccccatacacttggtcagacttttttaacaacaaacataaaaacgatcgttttccgttcgttctcagaaaatttgttcgtttttaaactccatcagaaaaccatttttgggttcaaaagtctggccaactgatctcccttcagatgaaaatccacagaaaagtttatttggctttactgtactactcagcacaaaagagaagctgctttactaactacactcactgcccattcaaaaaaacgaaaatgacatctataacaaaagatttgcattctgtattttgggtcctttttcttttggtgttttcggtcgtgtgttcgtgtgacatctgtggcaaaagatttgcattctgttgaatccaaaatacgaacagaaaaaaggaattcaaaatacagggtgcgggttttttgttgtggatgtcgtgtgagcatacgactgaaggtgcgaacagagaagggattcaaacaagatacagaatgcaaatcttttgttgtagatgtcgtgtgaacatacggctgaggatacgagcagagaggggattcaaacaggatacagaatgcaaatcttttgttgtggatgtcgtgtgaacatacagctgaggatacgaacagagaggggattcaaacaggatacagaatgcagatcttttgttatagatgtaattttcgttcttttgcagttttcgttttgtcgtattttcgtcagatcgttcgttcgtatttgcggttgttcgttatgcggctcattcgtaatcccgtcgttttcgtattttgatgctttaatttttttgtatgtacacattattctgcgggtacgaaaatgaacattttcgtacgaaaataacattcgtacgaacgggaatgcacatatctactacTTACCCTTGTATGACTGGGACCATTGTAACCAACAGACCAAAAGTAACAGTTTCAGTATGCTTTAATGCTTTAATTATCCTCCTTCTTACTTCTTTGAGCCGGCctctcagctgtcggttaattgccagctcctatctctccacagtgactcacctgttgatgatttcctgcttgtcagtcctgcTTACTTAAGCCGTCCGgcccagatgatctctgccttcacCTGGTCAACGTCACAGAGACAGTTGCCTGCATttctgttaaagacttgcttggttGATGTttcttctggctccagatcctgcttgctgttccactatgctgatccctggcttcctgactttctggcttgtctgactatccatTCCAGTTACCgaactttggctatgttttgactatgtttgttctatttacttttattattaaacaagtgtgatttaactgcacttctgtctcggtctgattcatggtttctgacactgtCAAGCCCCTTCTCCATCCTCAATAGAACCCAACAGGGCTGTCCCCTATCGCCTATactgatccagagaaaggcaaaacaAACCCCTATGAAGCATGGTCTAAGTTGCtccagtggggggaaaaaagtcctgACCCCCCGGATGCGATTGTATATTCCTTGGTTCAACAATCCACAAAAATATTAAATCAAATAATCTTACAAAAGGATAAAAGGGTATAGATGTGCACAATGTAAACATttgtttagtttaattttcgATTCATTCGTAAGTTAATCATTTTGTTTTCTCATATTTATTATGTTAGaatgattttttgggggaatttattatttattttatttatttcaaattgatttgaaatttgaaattatTCAAAATTCAAATTTACAAAGACAGCTATATTTGTTCTATTCTATTTTCTTCTCTTCTGTCTATTACATtctactgttttattttattttcgaatcagtccttttctattcttttattttctattttgttctgttcgatacttgaggtgattgtagcttTATTAGTGCAATTTCGACAAtaggtactgcttggaccttgaagaaggggacataccccgaaagctcgtccatgaaaaattatatgttagtgcaaataaaaaaaagtatcacggacagtacttaaTTTTCTCTGTTCTATTCGATACtaatatattctattttattagttttttattctattttttttctattttgtttttttctattctttaatTTTCTATGTTATTCTTTTCCATTTTATGCTATCAAGCAGCTTAAGTagtaatcatcatttttttttcttttttttacagtttctttttgttttgttttttgttttttttaagtttcaatCTGAATTTATTGAAACATACTTTGCCTTCAGAATAATTATACACAAATGGTAAAATGGTACTTATATACCTACACtgacaaaacaaacataaaagtaaaacaataaacggTGCATTTAAGGAGCACCTGAAAATAGTATACAATATGTACTGTAAACACTCCATGGACAGCATAACAAATGGACCAGTGCAAATTCATAGCTATACAGAAGAAGATATATGGCACCAATTGCAAGGTCTCGGGAGGCAGCATCCACACCCCCCATATACCAGTGGAAGTTATGATCAATAATATATTGGTCTTAAGTATTacgctagacatgtgcaattccttTCATTCTgaattcattttttaaaaatttttgacaaattcgttaattcagaAATAACAAAATTAACGAAAACCCATTTAACCAATTTTTCCAATAttctaaaattcgtaaatttgtaaattcgaacatGCGAAATTGTGAAAAtgcgaaaattctgaaattctaaattcaaaaatccgaaaaccagaacattcgaaaatctgaaataataactaactaatactaactattaaatgtggctgttagtgaacgtaaagaatatgaatttatctgaagttacgaattatccgaaataacgaatgccgtattgAAATGAATGGTATGTAACGCGTTCATAACAATAAAtaacaatagtaataataaaatatttttattattattattattattattattattactaataataatTCTTCCCAGTCCATTTAATTAGAATTTCAGGTTAtatttcttattttcggatttttaaattttcaaatttacaaattgatGAACCAATTGCGATTATAACGAATGACctgataaactgaaaaaaaaattatgaaaccaaaacaaatacatttttcgacagtgcacatgtctacattaaGCTACTACTCCAAAGAGGATACtactagcaaaagtaaaaaaaattaaataccttacagacaaagaaaaaaagattataatacagggaaaaaataataataaacagtaataaaatgttttacagCAAAGCAGCCAGGAGTCAACAAATATTCTAAGCTTCAAagaaactaggggccagattcacaaaagagatacgacggcgtatctctaggaatctcgtcgggaaaaacaatgtttttttcccgacgagattcccagccgtgtgtacgaggcttaaggtacGTATTGGGtgggggctgaggggggagctgcacacagaaATTGTTTGCCTCCATGCATAGAAggcaccttcagcctttacaataaTTTTAAGCGTTATTTGACCACTCCGTAAGTTGAGGGTTCATAcgttctggtaagaggctttgtgAACTCGCATGTGACGGTGTGTACGGCTTATATTCACGTGTGTTTTCTTGGGCACATTTCAGGTGTCTACAGCCTTTCTTGAACTTTATGCTGGGACTTCTTCATGCTGGGACGGAAGCAAATTATAAAGTCCTAACACGCTGGTATCTTGTACCTTCCAGAGTGGCTAAATACACTCCCAATCATTCAGCCCTCTGGTTCAGGGGCTGTACAGGTACACACATGCATATATGGTGGACATGTCCTTTTGGGGGGAAAAACTTTGAATTAGCCTCGAAAATGTTCCAAAAGCCGCTAGCACCAGACCCTGCCATAGCTTTACTTAATCTGAAACCAGATCATCTAACATTCTCCCAATTTAAGCTTTTTGTTCAACTTTTAAGCAAACAATGGTGAAAGCATGGAAATCACCAATACTGGCATTGGCTGAAACTAAGAACAGAATGAATTCTGCAATGTCCCATGCTAAAATGTGAGCTATTGAATGTAACAATATTCCGAAATTCAAGAAAATGTGGAACCCATGGATAAAGACTTTACCCCCAAATTTTAATGATTCAGTCCTTCAGTCATAGTAACTGATTATTTAACAAAACCGTGTAACCACTGAACCACGCCCTGGTACCTTGACCGACCTTGCGAACTTACTCTCTCActatcctcccccccccttttctcttaacttttttttctttttaactactCTCCTTCTGAGTGGTTGTTcgggaacgtccctcagaaggagggggatcggagctgtggtggctcaacgcgattggcactgcgctgacaagccattcacctctgcagctaggggttcggatcccgctctcggctacatgtgaattgagtttggtggtctgagcccggctcccggtgggtgtgctatgtgaggtaagcctgcgcctagtacgcccacccccctcccacaaaaaccaccacacttacacacgcactcgaaattgggttaacatgcacgcattttgaccacgcggtctctaaaaaagaaaggtgaaggactaacgggttggttgagcaggctagatcctctcactcccttatagggagtccctctgccccgttgggcttcaaagcggagcaggtagggcgggctgtgtgggaggaccccctcacacacccaccattgccacccggggcatggagaaaggtggcagattgcctctgggggaggcctgccttctcccaactcctgcagtctggctcctctctcgagtacatgcacaaaaaatacactaaaaaaaaaacaaagaaggagGGGGGTCACGCGTGCAGCGGCACGATCCCGATGCACTTGTGTCAACCGACACGGCGCATCTCAGatcagcaggagggctctgtgattggccctcctgatcacatgacggccgtgtccaatcacagccatcatgtgatgtaaacacagAGCCCGTTGCTAGGCAATCAGCTCTCCTCTTCACACAGAAGTTGttggtgaggagaggagagggatcgcTGCAGCccagctggtgatcagtgtgtatgagctgtttttttaatcactgatcaccagcctagtctcacacacaatgtaaaatacacacagtaaacacacatgtcccccaaaacacatgtccccatacACACATGTCTCCACACAGTAAAaccatgtccccacatagtaaaaacacatgTTCCCATATAgtaaaaacacatgtccccacacacatgtccccacatagtaaaaacacctctcccccacatacagtacagaccaaaagtttggacaccccttctcaatcaaagagttttctttattttcatgattatgaaaattgtagattcacactgaaggcatcaaaactatgaatgaacacatgtggaattatacataacaaaaaagtgtgaaacaactgaaaatctatttcatattctaggttcttccaccttttgcagcagacacatctctagaactggtaagaggagactgtgtgaatcaggccttcatggtagaatatctgctaggaaaccactgctaaagaaaggcaacaagcagaagagacttgtttgtggtaaagaacacaaggaatggacattaaaccagtggaaatctgtgctttggtctgatgagtccaaacttgagatctttggttccaacccctgtgtctttgtgcgatgcagaaaaggtgaacggatggactctgcatgcctggttcccaccgtgaagcatggaggaggaggtgtgatggtgtgggggtgctttgctggtgacactgttggggatttaatcaaaattgaaggcatactgaaccagcatggctaccacagcatcttgcagcggcatgctattccatccggtttgcatttagttggaccatcatttatttttcaacaggacaatgaccccaaacacacctccaggcgggggaagggctatttgaccaagaaggagagtgatggggtgctgcgccaggtgactacctcttgaagctcatcaagagaatgccaagagtgtgccaagcagtaatcgaagcaaaaggtggctactttgaagaacctagaatatgaaatatattttatttatttttatat
Proteins encoded in this region:
- the LOC120946289 gene encoding olfactory receptor 1J2-like, yielding MINSSDPSFFLLCYSDTLKQRNKRNNMKNVTEISSFTLVGLSDHPLTMNGLFVVFLLIYLMTLITNLLIFFLVLTDYNLHNPMYFFLANLAFLDMSYSSVTAPRMLFDLVTKSRSISIPACLTQVFFYLSFTCSELFLLSAMSYDRYIAICHPLHYKQIMSWRVCTHMASLIWVVGCSISLFHTLFLLRLSFCRTSSIHNFFCDLPHLYQISCSDPFINMVVLFLESAILGFGVFLMTFLPYVYIFSTIFRIRSKTGKRKAFSTCTSHITVVSIFYGSIIFIYLVPTSSDMISLNKLFTVISALINPLLNPLIYSLRNKDLMEALMRSYYHLKLIRASF